In Treponema sp. OMZ 798, the following proteins share a genomic window:
- the mtnK gene encoding S-methyl-5-thioribose kinase — protein MRFSSHYKMEGDDIIDYVFEHSNFFDANENLVYEEIGDGNINYVYRIFEKGTKKSLILKQADVQTRVRPDGYLNPDRSAREAGVLKLYNECAPDFSPKVIYADPVMAAIIMEDIGSYSNLRKELMAGKIFYGLEKLIAGFIVDTSLPSTDLGLGYQKKCQAAFKFYNPDLCKITQDLVFTHPYKGVRGRNIFLPENADWLKKKFYEDSKLIAKVAALKEKFNNYPQGLIHGDLHSGSIFVKIENEETKIKIIDPEFAFYGPIAYDLGNVLAHFIFAEGYAKYSFIFDDENKKASFLLWIENAKKDLLKFFSIFAKEFLIKNIKDPMYKNEIFIDDYIEKIKIDAVSFCGTELNRRIIGSAKTPEITGIKQIENRILLERELAEAGCAMILNPEEILRGIKA, from the coding sequence ATGCGGTTTAGTTCCCATTATAAAATGGAAGGCGATGATATCATCGATTATGTCTTTGAGCACAGCAATTTTTTCGATGCAAATGAAAATTTAGTTTATGAAGAAATAGGAGACGGCAATATAAACTACGTCTACCGAATTTTCGAAAAGGGCACAAAAAAATCCCTTATTTTAAAACAAGCCGATGTTCAAACGAGGGTGCGCCCCGACGGATATTTAAATCCGGATAGAAGCGCACGGGAAGCCGGAGTTTTAAAACTGTATAATGAATGTGCTCCAGATTTTTCGCCGAAAGTAATTTATGCCGATCCCGTGATGGCCGCAATCATAATGGAGGACATAGGTTCTTATTCCAATTTAAGAAAGGAGCTGATGGCCGGTAAAATATTTTACGGACTCGAAAAATTAATTGCAGGTTTTATTGTAGACACATCCCTACCCTCTACCGATTTAGGTTTGGGCTATCAAAAAAAATGTCAAGCAGCTTTTAAATTTTATAATCCCGATCTTTGTAAGATTACTCAAGACTTAGTCTTTACTCATCCCTATAAGGGTGTGAGGGGAAGAAATATTTTCCTGCCCGAAAATGCCGATTGGCTTAAAAAAAAGTTTTATGAAGACTCAAAGCTCATTGCAAAAGTTGCGGCCTTAAAAGAAAAATTCAATAATTACCCGCAAGGGCTTATTCATGGGGATTTACATTCCGGTTCTATCTTTGTAAAAATCGAAAATGAAGAAACAAAGATAAAAATAATCGATCCTGAATTCGCATTTTACGGACCGATAGCCTATGACCTTGGAAATGTGCTTGCTCATTTTATATTCGCTGAAGGGTATGCAAAGTACTCGTTTATCTTTGATGATGAAAATAAAAAGGCTTCATTTTTACTTTGGATTGAAAATGCAAAAAAAGATCTGCTTAAATTCTTTTCTATTTTTGCAAAAGAATTTCTTATTAAGAATATAAAAGACCCGATGTATAAAAATGAAATTTTTATTGACGATTATATCGAAAAAATAAAAATAGATGCAGTTTCTTTTTGCGGTACCGAATTAAACAGACGGATAATCGGTTCTGCAAAAACGCCTGAAATTACCGGTATAAAACAGATAGAAAACCGCATCCTCCTCGAAAGAGAATTAGCTGAGGCGGGATGTGCCATGATTTTAAACCCCGAAGAAATTTTAAGAGGGATTAAAGCTTGA
- the mnmA gene encoding tRNA 2-thiouridine(34) synthase MnmA gives MKVLAGLSGGVDSAVAAKLLIDQGYEVTGVTMKLLPKLSGIYKEQTDDIEDAKKVAAKLGIKHMVYDMRETFKTAIIDYFVEEYKEGRTPNPCFICNSKIKFGLFLEQALKDGFDKIATGHYAKIEKTEIEGEERFLLKQAKDSQKDQSYFLALLNQKQLSRSIFPLGDFTKEKVRCMAEEAGLINAHRPDSQDICFVPDDDYTRVINALAKDSFKEGKFVDTQGKEIGRHKGLQYYTIGQRRGLAIAMGYPVYVVKKDAQTNTVTVGKDEELFAESLIASNVNIISKKIIYKEIDIEVKTRYRQQKKKAKLIPLKTEDLKPTGKFKVEFLEPEKAVAEGQAAVFYDRDYIIGGGIIESVKRPGIL, from the coding sequence ATGAAGGTGCTTGCCGGTTTAAGCGGAGGCGTTGATTCCGCCGTTGCAGCAAAACTATTAATCGATCAGGGCTATGAGGTTACAGGAGTTACGATGAAGCTTCTGCCGAAACTATCCGGCATTTATAAGGAGCAGACCGATGATATTGAAGATGCAAAAAAAGTTGCCGCAAAACTCGGTATAAAACACATGGTGTACGATATGCGTGAAACTTTTAAAACTGCAATCATCGACTATTTTGTTGAAGAGTACAAAGAAGGAAGAACGCCGAATCCCTGCTTTATATGCAACAGCAAAATTAAATTCGGCCTTTTTTTGGAGCAAGCCTTAAAGGACGGCTTTGATAAGATTGCAACAGGCCATTATGCAAAAATAGAAAAAACCGAAATTGAAGGCGAGGAAAGATTTTTACTAAAACAGGCTAAAGACAGCCAAAAAGATCAAAGCTACTTTTTAGCTCTTCTTAATCAAAAGCAGCTTTCCCGTTCTATTTTTCCGTTGGGAGATTTTACAAAAGAAAAAGTGAGATGTATGGCCGAAGAGGCGGGGCTTATAAATGCTCACCGCCCCGACAGCCAAGACATCTGCTTTGTTCCCGATGATGATTACACGAGGGTAATAAATGCCCTTGCAAAAGATTCTTTTAAAGAAGGCAAATTTGTAGACACGCAAGGAAAAGAAATAGGCAGGCACAAGGGCCTTCAATATTACACGATAGGCCAAAGGCGCGGGCTTGCTATCGCGATGGGCTATCCCGTCTATGTCGTAAAAAAAGATGCACAAACAAACACTGTTACTGTAGGTAAGGACGAAGAACTCTTTGCCGAAAGCCTCATCGCTTCAAATGTAAATATAATCTCAAAAAAAATAATATATAAGGAAATAGATATCGAGGTAAAAACACGCTACCGCCAACAAAAGAAAAAAGCAAAATTAATTCCGCTAAAAACTGAAGATCTTAAACCTACAGGAAAATTTAAGGTAGAATTTCTAGAGCCCGAAAAAGCCGTCGCCGAAGGACAGGCCGCAGTTTTTTATGACAGGGATTATATTATCGGCGGCGGCATAATAGAATCGGTAAAGAGACCGGGAATACTTTAA
- a CDS encoding ABC transporter ATP-binding protein, whose amino-acid sequence MLYKKCYFKLHAKIVLLSIIPLACSAAIPLLLGQIIDSLSKGFSPEVFRTITICFIVIFVQKIFNFIWNYNFNTAKNIVAASETEILFDEFLSAKSNLAGTFNNEKLLNRIANEPYKLGSLYGISPVMLVNNIMMFVLASGVLLYLNWQLLLLTSLFIPLIYLIGCFVRKNIIKYSKESSLTSEKFLLHLGEALKGFSDIKIFSAEKKIKTSLTKVRRDMLTVEKSEEFYQRLYRDINGFLYTSLPLINLVAGFILMKYGKITLGSTISFYMYVGHFIEPVQNLADLRMAILNSNEKKKLVDEIKKEFAADLAGHDKAVDFNSLLLKDIKHSFESKDINIKTDIDISTSGFYGISAPSGLGKSTALKILSGLLYSETAGLYIGGKEVKSLDPDSLNGNIFYINDKSIIFQGTVKENAELTENANITKEVFDSIFDESDNLSLETELETEGANISLGQKQRVVLLRLFALKEEPKIIILDEALSGLDELRERRTIETLRKAFPHSIILFITHRKKSFALCDKVFEFKES is encoded by the coding sequence ATGTTGTATAAAAAATGTTATTTTAAATTACATGCTAAAATTGTTTTGCTTTCCATTATTCCGCTTGCATGTTCTGCGGCGATTCCTTTGCTCTTAGGACAAATAATAGATAGTTTAAGCAAGGGGTTTTCACCCGAAGTATTTAGAACAATAACAATTTGTTTTATCGTTATCTTTGTTCAAAAAATTTTTAATTTTATTTGGAACTATAATTTTAATACGGCAAAAAATATTGTTGCCGCCTCCGAGACCGAAATTCTTTTTGACGAGTTTTTAAGTGCAAAGTCTAATTTGGCAGGTACCTTTAATAACGAAAAACTTTTAAACCGTATCGCAAATGAACCTTATAAATTAGGCTCTCTTTATGGGATAAGTCCCGTAATGCTTGTCAACAACATTATGATGTTTGTATTGGCTTCCGGTGTTCTTTTATATTTAAATTGGCAGCTTTTACTTTTAACCTCTCTTTTTATTCCGCTGATTTATCTTATAGGCTGCTTTGTAAGAAAAAACATTATAAAGTATTCGAAAGAAAGTTCTTTAACTTCCGAAAAATTTCTTTTACACTTAGGCGAAGCCTTAAAGGGTTTTTCGGATATAAAAATTTTTTCTGCCGAAAAGAAAATAAAAACCTCCTTAACGAAGGTAAGAAGAGATATGCTGACAGTGGAAAAATCGGAAGAGTTTTATCAGAGGCTTTATAGGGATATAAACGGATTTTTATACACATCCTTGCCTCTTATAAATTTGGTTGCCGGTTTTATATTAATGAAATACGGTAAAATCACATTGGGTTCTACAATTTCATTTTATATGTATGTCGGGCATTTTATCGAACCCGTACAAAACCTTGCCGACTTGCGTATGGCAATTTTAAATTCAAACGAAAAAAAGAAACTGGTTGATGAGATAAAAAAGGAATTTGCCGCAGATTTGGCAGGGCATGATAAGGCTGTCGATTTTAATTCACTTTTATTAAAGGATATAAAACATTCGTTTGAAAGTAAGGACATCAACATTAAAACCGATATAGATATTTCTACTTCGGGATTTTACGGCATTTCCGCCCCCTCCGGATTGGGTAAAAGTACAGCCTTAAAAATTCTTTCAGGTCTTTTATATTCCGAAACGGCCGGCCTGTATATTGGAGGGAAGGAAGTGAAAAGCTTAGACCCTGATTCTCTTAACGGAAATATTTTTTACATAAACGATAAGTCGATAATTTTTCAAGGTACTGTTAAAGAAAATGCTGAACTTACGGAAAATGCAAATATTACAAAAGAAGTCTTTGATTCTATTTTTGATGAAAGCGATAATCTTTCTCTTGAAACAGAATTGGAAACTGAAGGAGCAAATATTTCGTTAGGCCAAAAGCAAAGGGTTGTTTTATTAAGACTTTTTGCCCTTAAAGAAGAACCTAAAATCATCATATTGGATGAAGCTCTTTCGGGTCTTGATGAGCTAAGGGAAAGGCGGACTATTGAAACCTTGCGTAAGGCATTCCCTCATTCAATTATTCTTTTTATAACTCACCGCAAAAAATCCTTTGCTCTCTGCGATAAGGTTTTTGAATTTAAAGAAAGTTAA
- the thiD gene encoding bifunctional hydroxymethylpyrimidine kinase/phosphomethylpyrimidine kinase codes for MIKLATIAGSDASGGAGLEADLKTFQEYGVYGMAAVTVIATMNPDKEWGHEVFPLDEKTIRAQLETIFKGIGVNAAKTGMLATNYAVELSAEYLKKYDVKNYVLDPVMVCKGGDLALNPELNNLIIEKLLPLAKIITPNLFEAGQIAKMPTPSTIEEIKEACKIIHGMGVPYVFIKGGAKLEGEQSAVDIFYDGEQFLKVEGGLIDTKWTHGAGCTTAAAIAAGLGIGLEPYEAVRRAKKFITLSLQNGFQLNKWVGPGNPAAWRKSFN; via the coding sequence ATGATAAAACTTGCCACAATTGCAGGATCTGACGCTTCCGGAGGAGCCGGTTTAGAGGCCGACTTAAAAACCTTTCAGGAATACGGTGTATACGGAATGGCTGCCGTTACGGTAATTGCAACAATGAATCCCGACAAGGAATGGGGCCATGAGGTTTTCCCCCTTGATGAGAAGACAATAAGAGCTCAGCTTGAAACTATTTTTAAGGGCATAGGTGTAAACGCCGCAAAAACGGGAATGCTTGCAACAAACTACGCAGTTGAACTTTCTGCCGAGTACCTCAAAAAATATGATGTAAAAAACTATGTTCTCGACCCCGTAATGGTTTGTAAGGGCGGAGACCTTGCTTTAAACCCTGAGCTTAACAATCTCATCATCGAAAAACTTTTGCCTTTAGCAAAGATTATAACGCCGAATCTTTTTGAAGCGGGGCAGATTGCTAAAATGCCTACTCCTTCTACAATCGAAGAAATAAAAGAAGCCTGTAAGATTATTCACGGAATGGGCGTTCCCTATGTCTTTATTAAGGGTGGAGCCAAGCTGGAAGGTGAACAGTCGGCTGTAGACATTTTTTATGACGGAGAACAATTCCTAAAAGTGGAAGGCGGTCTTATCGACACAAAATGGACTCACGGAGCAGGCTGTACAACAGCCGCTGCCATCGCAGCCGGTTTAGGTATTGGCCTTGAACCCTATGAAGCTGTAAGGAGGGCAAAGAAATTTATAACTTTAAGCCTCCAAAACGGATTCCAACTCAATAAATGGGTAGGCCCCGGTAATCCTGCCGCATGGCGAAAGAGCTTTAATTAA
- a CDS encoding ABC transporter ATP-binding protein: MILTVKNLVKRYNEKTALDHFNMEVKEGEILGLLGPNGCGKTTAINCMLSLLKHGKGEINIFGEEMKPNALHIKKRIGLVPQEVSVFYNFTVRQNIDYFCGLYVSNAAERKKLIDEAIDFVGLNNYASFRAKKLSGGLLRRLNIACGIAHKPELIFLDEPTVAVDAQSRNFILSGIKELAKKGSTIVYTTHYLEEVEELCDRIIIMDEGRDIANGTLEELHKLIRTSEKMVVEFVETKDNLQEELKKIPHVLEVTKNGNEFLISFENSINNLNELILFINNKNLAYTKLYSELPSLNDIFLELTGKELRD, from the coding sequence ATGATTTTAACGGTAAAAAATCTTGTAAAAAGATACAACGAAAAAACGGCACTTGATCATTTTAACATGGAAGTTAAAGAAGGTGAAATTCTCGGTCTTTTGGGGCCGAACGGATGCGGAAAAACTACAGCCATAAACTGTATGCTTTCTCTTTTAAAACACGGGAAGGGCGAAATCAATATTTTCGGTGAAGAGATGAAGCCCAATGCCCTCCATATCAAAAAAAGGATAGGCCTTGTTCCTCAAGAGGTTTCGGTTTTCTATAATTTTACTGTAAGACAAAATATAGATTATTTTTGCGGCCTTTATGTGAGCAATGCTGCGGAGAGAAAAAAGCTGATTGATGAAGCGATCGATTTTGTAGGCTTAAACAATTACGCTTCCTTCCGTGCAAAAAAACTTTCCGGCGGTCTTTTGCGTCGGCTCAATATTGCCTGCGGTATAGCCCATAAACCTGAGCTGATCTTTTTGGATGAGCCGACAGTTGCAGTCGATGCTCAAAGCCGCAACTTCATTCTTTCAGGAATAAAGGAACTTGCAAAAAAGGGCAGCACCATTGTGTATACTACCCATTATCTTGAAGAAGTGGAAGAGCTTTGCGATAGAATCATCATAATGGATGAAGGACGCGATATTGCAAACGGAACTTTGGAAGAATTGCACAAGCTGATCCGCACGAGCGAAAAGATGGTTGTCGAATTTGTTGAAACCAAAGACAATCTGCAAGAAGAACTAAAAAAAATCCCTCACGTTTTGGAAGTTACAAAAAACGGAAACGAATTTTTAATCAGCTTTGAAAATTCGATTAACAACTTAAATGAACTTATCTTATTTATAAACAATAAGAACTTGGCTTACACCAAGTTATATTCGGAATTACCCAGCTTAAACGACATTTTCTTGGAGCTTACGGGAAAGGAGTTAAGGGACTGA
- a CDS encoding ABC transporter permease yields the protein MKFFLREIKYYSIDMLHSLDGMFWTLIYPILLSSLFFAVFSAVDNYDRGKIEIGIEKNNPIYMPLQFTGMFNATIIDESDANEMLRTKKIKAFVESDQSLRLSEDGLSQTITKTVIDQIKQIKALDIPINSLEHGKNYIESKNEKMSLTIILFYSLLAMVSIYTMFGSLDIAVKIQGNISKLGARICTTPIKRFYSYLAGIVFYIIFNLTANLIYISFVLFVLKIPFITDFRLTLLLLVYANVFGAVVGLFIGSMSIGDVQSKSMVCVFTSLFLAFLSGLMGPEVKVSLENAIPILGTLNPIAIFTTNLYNINILGEYNAISEFFIVYTIGIIIFLSLSFINSRKVQYDSL from the coding sequence ATGAAATTCTTTTTACGCGAAATAAAATATTATAGCATAGATATGCTTCATTCTTTGGACGGAATGTTTTGGACCCTTATATACCCGATTCTTCTGTCCTCACTTTTTTTTGCAGTATTTTCCGCCGTGGATAATTACGATAGGGGCAAAATAGAAATAGGCATTGAAAAGAACAATCCTATTTATATGCCTCTTCAATTTACAGGAATGTTCAATGCAACCATAATAGACGAAAGCGATGCAAACGAGATGCTCCGTACAAAAAAAATAAAGGCCTTTGTTGAATCCGATCAATCTTTAAGGCTAAGCGAAGACGGATTATCTCAGACAATAACAAAAACGGTTATAGATCAAATAAAACAAATTAAAGCTTTAGATATTCCAATCAATTCTCTTGAGCACGGTAAAAATTATATTGAAAGTAAAAATGAAAAGATGAGTTTGACGATTATCTTGTTCTATTCTCTTTTGGCAATGGTTTCGATTTACACAATGTTCGGGTCACTGGATATTGCCGTAAAAATACAGGGAAACATTTCAAAGCTTGGGGCAAGAATTTGTACAACGCCTATTAAGCGCTTTTATTCTTATCTTGCAGGAATTGTATTTTATATTATTTTTAATCTTACGGCCAATCTCATATACATTTCCTTTGTGCTCTTTGTTTTAAAGATACCCTTTATTACCGATTTTAGGCTTACGCTTTTACTTTTGGTTTATGCAAATGTTTTTGGTGCAGTTGTAGGTTTATTTATAGGTTCTATGTCCATAGGCGATGTCCAATCGAAAAGTATGGTCTGTGTTTTTACAAGTCTTTTTTTAGCCTTCTTATCAGGATTGATGGGACCGGAGGTAAAAGTGTCTCTTGAAAATGCAATACCGATTTTAGGTACGCTAAATCCTATAGCTATTTTTACTACTAACCTTTACAATATAAATATTTTGGGGGAATATAATGCAATATCCGAATTTTTTATCGTCTACACAATAGGTATTATCATTTTTTTATCGCTTTCATTTATTAATTCAAGGAAGGTGCAATATGACAGTTTATAA
- a CDS encoding ABC transporter permease, translating into MTVYKNFLRLVWTRKVSTMIYVVIFLFISFMTLKSQNSQVSEFAETPLTINIIDRDGSELSKHLISYLQSKHDVYIIDEKDKTNEEILRELKKGISLQRIHAGLIINENMEENVTKGKKALISFKDDRKKSGFYIDLQVNMYLAFAASVKKAQGNFDFQKIEDALKVNTKVNKVNFQKNISVNIWFKIFFNFLGWIVFSVILNSVGWAMFELNNERLKMRNNISPLSTLRFVCENFLAQLTVVVAILSILIGFAVITNITRLDNIPLLFYIFNALIYTAVILSLTFMFNSFLKKGSVMGIVGSVLPLSLAFISGVFVEQELLPDFIVNISRLFPTYYYISANEFTQVNLSIDWKSIGMLFLFLLLYFTIGTYFSKLGRSQSRIEFTQQ; encoded by the coding sequence ATGACAGTTTATAAAAACTTTTTAAGATTGGTTTGGACAAGAAAAGTGAGTACCATGATTTATGTTGTGATTTTTTTGTTTATAAGTTTTATGACACTAAAATCTCAAAACTCTCAGGTAAGCGAATTTGCAGAAACTCCTTTAACCATAAACATAATTGATAGGGACGGTTCTGAGCTATCAAAACATTTAATCTCTTATTTACAGTCAAAGCATGATGTTTATATCATAGATGAAAAAGACAAGACTAATGAAGAGATTTTACGGGAACTGAAAAAAGGAATTTCCTTACAAAGAATCCATGCAGGGCTTATAATAAATGAAAACATGGAAGAAAATGTGACTAAGGGCAAAAAAGCTCTTATAAGTTTTAAAGATGACAGAAAAAAATCCGGCTTTTATATAGATCTTCAGGTGAACATGTATTTGGCTTTTGCCGCAAGCGTAAAAAAAGCTCAAGGAAATTTTGATTTTCAAAAAATAGAAGATGCTTTGAAAGTAAACACAAAGGTGAATAAGGTTAATTTTCAAAAAAACATTTCGGTAAATATTTGGTTTAAAATCTTTTTTAACTTTTTGGGTTGGATAGTTTTTTCGGTTATTCTTAATTCGGTAGGCTGGGCAATGTTCGAGCTTAATAATGAGCGTTTAAAGATGAGGAATAATATCTCGCCCCTTTCTACCTTGCGCTTTGTTTGTGAAAATTTTTTGGCTCAATTAACTGTAGTAGTTGCAATTCTTTCAATTTTAATAGGCTTTGCCGTTATTACAAATATAACAAGACTTGATAACATTCCTCTTCTATTCTATATATTTAATGCTTTAATTTATACGGCTGTTATTTTGAGCCTCACCTTTATGTTTAATTCTTTTTTAAAGAAGGGTTCGGTTATGGGGATAGTTGGTTCAGTTCTTCCTCTCTCCCTGGCTTTTATTTCCGGAGTCTTTGTGGAGCAGGAATTGCTTCCCGATTTTATTGTAAATATCTCCCGGCTTTTCCCGACATATTATTACATAAGCGCAAACGAATTTACTCAAGTTAATTTATCGATTGACTGGAAAAGCATCGGAATGCTGTTTTTGTTTCTTCTTCTTTATTTTACGATAGGAACTTACTTTTCAAAATTGGGAAGGTCTCAAAGCAGAATAGAATTTACCCAGCAATAA
- a CDS encoding CC/Se motif family (seleno)protein translates to MNVRVEDSARDKIKAKNTDSVYCALQMCASUGGTRLEPTVYVGVPNNIDNFDKFEDNGIIVYVKKGTPSVNGTLTITVGSFLWFEKLMVEGMI, encoded by the coding sequence ATGAATGTTAGAGTTGAAGATTCTGCTAGAGATAAGATTAAAGCAAAAAATACAGACTCGGTTTATTGTGCACTTCAAATGTGCGCATCTTGAGGGGGCACTAGGTTAGAACCGACCGTGTATGTCGGCGTGCCCAACAATATTGATAATTTCGATAAATTTGAAGACAACGGAATTATCGTTTACGTTAAAAAGGGAACACCCTCTGTTAACGGAACCTTAACGATTACAGTCGGATCATTTTTATGGTTTGAAAAGTTAATGGTTGAAGGAATGATTTAA
- a CDS encoding SPFH domain-containing protein, producing MLNFIIPIVIAAIIAIVFIVALFRSIRIVPHKVALIVERLGKYHTTLDAGFHILFPFLDRVKYKQNLKEQAIDVPAQDCFTKDNVQVRIDGILYLQVFDPIKASYGIRDYRYATILLAQTTMRSVVGQLDLDDTFEAREQINAQVVKAVDEASDPWGVKVTRYEIQNIRVSDSIMDAMENQMKAEREKRAEIAHSVGEMETVINLSRAAYEEAVNISEGEKERMINEAEGQAREIVAVAEATAEGIKKIAASTQIQGGMEAAKLTVSQEWISALSSIDEKTKIIMSADLTDIKKMTIDMAEEIIQ from the coding sequence ATGCTTAATTTTATAATCCCGATTGTTATTGCAGCAATCATAGCCATAGTTTTTATTGTTGCCCTTTTTAGAAGCATCCGCATTGTTCCTCATAAGGTAGCTTTAATTGTAGAGCGCTTAGGAAAATACCACACAACCTTGGATGCAGGTTTCCACATCCTGTTTCCATTTTTGGATAGGGTAAAATATAAGCAGAATTTAAAGGAGCAAGCGATAGATGTTCCTGCTCAAGACTGCTTTACAAAGGATAACGTTCAAGTACGCATTGACGGTATCCTCTACCTTCAAGTATTCGATCCGATTAAGGCAAGCTACGGTATACGGGATTACCGCTATGCAACCATCTTGCTTGCACAGACAACCATGCGTTCGGTGGTAGGACAGCTTGATTTGGATGACACCTTCGAGGCCAGAGAACAGATAAACGCTCAGGTCGTAAAGGCTGTAGATGAGGCCTCGGATCCTTGGGGCGTAAAGGTTACACGCTACGAAATTCAAAACATAAGAGTTTCCGATTCTATCATGGATGCAATGGAAAACCAGATGAAGGCCGAACGCGAAAAGCGAGCCGAAATAGCCCACTCTGTCGGAGAGATGGAAACGGTTATTAACCTTTCGAGAGCCGCTTACGAAGAAGCCGTAAACATAAGCGAGGGTGAAAAAGAAAGAATGATAAACGAAGCGGAAGGTCAGGCACGCGAAATTGTTGCGGTTGCCGAAGCAACTGCCGAGGGTATTAAGAAGATTGCCGCTTCTACCCAAATCCAAGGCGGTATGGAAGCTGCAAAGCTCACCGTTTCTCAGGAATGGATAAGCGCTCTAAGCTCTATAGATGAAAAAACAAAGATTATTATGTCTGCAGATCTCACCGATATAAAGAAGATGACCATAGACATGGCCGAAGAAATAATCCAATAA
- a CDS encoding SPFH domain-containing protein — protein sequence MIALYIALVITVIILFSIAVVVPEQESYVIERLGKYSRTLTAGFHILTPFIDRVAYKQNLKEEALDVDPQVCITADNVQVQVDGILYLKIFDPVKASYGIDNYRYAVAQLAKTTMRSEIGKLELDRTFCGREGLNDNIVKALDEASDNWGIKVTRYEIRDITPTRTILEAMERQMRAEREKRANILSSEGKQQSRINISLGKKQEAINKAMGEKQRRINLAEGRSKAIEITSNATAEGLRLIADALSQPGGRTAMGIRLAENYIQRFEHIIKKSNVSVYPENIAGLAAFTDIIKNAGKEIKTPEGGRNA from the coding sequence ATGATAGCTTTATACATTGCTCTGGTCATAACGGTTATTATTTTATTTTCTATAGCCGTTGTAGTTCCGGAACAGGAAAGTTATGTTATTGAAAGGCTTGGAAAATATTCGCGGACTCTTACTGCGGGTTTCCATATCTTAACCCCATTTATAGACAGGGTTGCTTATAAGCAAAACCTAAAGGAAGAAGCCTTGGACGTAGATCCGCAAGTTTGTATCACAGCCGATAACGTTCAGGTACAGGTAGACGGCATTCTCTACCTAAAGATTTTTGATCCGGTTAAGGCCAGCTACGGAATCGACAATTACCGCTATGCCGTTGCTCAGCTTGCAAAGACAACTATGCGAAGCGAAATAGGAAAGCTGGAACTTGATAGAACCTTTTGCGGAAGAGAAGGCCTAAACGACAATATTGTAAAGGCTTTAGACGAGGCTTCCGACAACTGGGGCATAAAGGTTACCCGTTACGAAATACGGGATATCACTCCTACCCGCACAATCCTCGAAGCCATGGAAAGGCAAATGAGGGCCGAACGCGAAAAGCGGGCTAATATTCTTTCGAGTGAAGGAAAACAGCAATCCCGCATAAATATTTCTTTGGGTAAAAAGCAGGAAGCCATAAACAAGGCTATGGGCGAAAAACAACGAAGGATCAATCTCGCTGAAGGACGCTCAAAGGCTATCGAGATAACGAGTAATGCGACAGCCGAAGGTTTGCGTTTAATTGCAGATGCCCTTTCTCAGCCGGGAGGAAGAACGGCTATGGGTATCCGCCTTGCCGAAAACTATATTCAAAGGTTTGAACACATTATCAAAAAATCCAATGTTTCGGTTTACCCCGAAAACATTGCAGGTCTTGCAGCCTTTACCGACATTATTAAAAATGCCGGTAAAGAAATAAAGACACCGGAGGGAGGTAGAAATGCTTAA